From the genome of Xyrauchen texanus isolate HMW12.3.18 chromosome 22, RBS_HiC_50CHRs, whole genome shotgun sequence, one region includes:
- the LOC127662459 gene encoding thioredoxin-related transmembrane protein 4-like isoform X1: MEISILTAQIHTHLTNTLGIPSWCSYVIFVIITLFMVLVLGLMLVLIADWIWPSRPKRKDNKTVLTVKEDVSDEEVEDILSEYKRTSDLDNESERADESIEEEGQITDSYSELPPPEGAAENSARKRNLQETNTSEGT; encoded by the exons ATGGAAATCTCCATCCTCACTGCT CAAATCCACACACATCTGACCAATACTTTGGGAATTCCTTCATGGTGCTCTTACGTGATATTTGTCATCATTACGCTCTTTATGGTACTGGTGCTCGGCCTG ATGCTGGTTTTGATCGCTGACTGGATCTGGCCATCCAGACCAAAGCGCAAAGACAACAAAACAG TTTTGACTGTGAAAGAGGATGTGTCGGATGAAGAGGTGGAAGACATCCTCTCAGAATACAAACGCACATCTGACCTGGACAACGAGAGTGAGAGAGCTGATGAGTCGATCGAAGAGGAAGGACAAATCACAGACAGTTACAGTGAGCTGCCTCCACCAGAGGGGGCAGCAGAGAACTCAGCGAGAAAACGCAACCTGCAGGAGACGAACACTTCAGAGGGCACTTAA
- the LOC127662459 gene encoding uncharacterized protein LOC127662459 isoform X2, which translates to MVLVLGLMLVLIADWIWPSRPKRKDNKTVLTVKEDVSDEEVEDILSEYKRTSDLDNESERADESIEEEGQITDSYSELPPPEGAAENSARKRNLQETNTSEGT; encoded by the exons ATGGTACTGGTGCTCGGCCTG ATGCTGGTTTTGATCGCTGACTGGATCTGGCCATCCAGACCAAAGCGCAAAGACAACAAAACAG TTTTGACTGTGAAAGAGGATGTGTCGGATGAAGAGGTGGAAGACATCCTCTCAGAATACAAACGCACATCTGACCTGGACAACGAGAGTGAGAGAGCTGATGAGTCGATCGAAGAGGAAGGACAAATCACAGACAGTTACAGTGAGCTGCCTCCACCAGAGGGGGCAGCAGAGAACTCAGCGAGAAAACGCAACCTGCAGGAGACGAACACTTCAGAGGGCACTTAA